The DNA window AGCAGCGCCACGCCCTGCTCCAGCAGCAGGCGGCGCGACCACGCCTCGCTGCTGACGCCTTCCGGCAGCGGCACCCACACGTACATGGTGGCCTGCGGAAGCGGCACGTCGAACCCGGCGTCGCGCAGCGCCTCCACCGCGGCGTCGCGGCGCCGCTGGAAGGTTTCCACGTTCCCGGGCACCCAGTCGGCGTGCGAGCGCAGCGCGGCGACGCCCGCGTGCTGGATGGTGAACGGCACGCCCGTGTCGGCAAAGGTCTTCACCCGCGTCAGCGCCGCCACCAGGTCCGGGTTGCCCACCGCCCAGCCGGCGCGCCACCCCGTCATGTTGTACGTCTTGGACAGGGAGTGGAACTCGATGGCCACGTCCATCGCCCCCGGGATCTCGAAGATGCTCGGGGGGCGATACCCGTCGAAAGCGATCTCGGAATACGCGTTGTCGTACGCCAGGATGGCGTCGTGGCGGCGGCACCATTCCACCGCGTCCGCCAGGTACTCGCGTGAGGCCGACGCCGCCGTGGGGTTGTTGGGATAGTTCAGGTACAGGATCTTCGTCCGCCGCGCGACGTCCTGGGGAATTTCGTCGAGCGGAATCAGGAAGTCGTTCTCCGGCCGCAGCGGCACGATGTGCGGCGTGCCGCCCGCCAGCACGGTGCCGCCCAGGTACGC is part of the Longimicrobium sp. genome and encodes:
- a CDS encoding aminotransferase class I/II-fold pyridoxal phosphate-dependent enzyme, yielding MPELAARFRSLPPYPLSDVPAIKRDLKSRGVDVIDLGTGDADLPPPPAAVEALRGAAQDPSNSRYPFQLGLVEFREEIARWMGSRFGVEVDPMKQVLPLIGSKEGIFHLPFAFLEPGDMTVIPDPGYQAYLGGTVLAGGTPHIVPLRPENDFLIPLDEIPQDVARRTKILYLNYPNNPTAASASREYLADAVEWCRRHDAILAYDNAYSEIAFDGYRPPSIFEIPGAMDVAIEFHSLSKTYNMTGWRAGWAVGNPDLVAALTRVKTFADTGVPFTIQHAGVAALRSHADWVPGNVETFQRRRDAAVEALRDAGFDVPLPQATMYVWVPLPEGVSSEAWSRRLLLEQGVALLPGKSLGEGGEGFVRIALTCTEDRLRQGAARMAGLVATAGV